Proteins encoded within one genomic window of Chitinophaga parva:
- a CDS encoding SusD/RagB family nutrient-binding outer membrane lipoprotein, with translation MNKRFLLIATLCAGLLGSCKKSTFDQYYNNPDLTTTGTIDGLFTGMLKSSLVFPQYYTLFTFQVPTIGRYTQSVGLVNGEKMYVQSPTYNQARWNAFYTGPMASFREIEKTYNKLTTDDEKQGYLLFLETARVFLYDQATQMVDYWGDIPFSQAGHLNATNQLQLAAYDKGQGVYDSALTNLQRISNYLADVQVPALYQTKLAKQDYLLGGDILRWRKYTNSLLLRLAMRISYQDEAKAKGIVQTLLGNPDRYPLVTAYTDNVQIKANTPSLISTDMESGLAPAYAPGYMLDSVMKPATDPRIRVFYARNVNGTYNGISPTQSSTQQDNAITAGVTSRLDSVTYIKNTNFPGIVLTAAEVNFCKAEAYERWGGGDVKSAYEAGIRQSVAYYFVINNLNGKFGTPAAQPTEGEITAMLATPTVALGTTQDDILNKIGLQKWIDFNVMLNFESWAELRRSGYPKLNFIKDAGVTSAPTPPTRLLYPDQERTLNAANYKAVAAQDDIYQKVFWQVK, from the coding sequence ATGAACAAACGCTTTCTTCTCATAGCCACGCTTTGCGCGGGCCTTCTCGGGAGCTGTAAGAAATCGACCTTCGACCAGTATTACAACAACCCGGACCTGACCACTACCGGTACGATTGACGGCCTTTTCACCGGCATGCTCAAAAGCAGCCTGGTGTTCCCGCAATACTATACCCTCTTCACTTTCCAGGTGCCTACCATTGGCCGCTACACGCAGAGTGTGGGCCTGGTGAATGGTGAAAAAATGTATGTGCAGAGCCCTACCTACAACCAGGCGCGCTGGAATGCATTTTACACCGGCCCGATGGCAAGCTTCCGTGAAATTGAAAAGACCTATAACAAACTGACCACGGACGATGAAAAGCAGGGTTACCTCCTGTTCCTGGAAACCGCCCGCGTGTTCCTGTATGACCAGGCCACCCAGATGGTGGATTACTGGGGAGACATCCCCTTCAGCCAGGCAGGCCACCTCAATGCCACCAACCAACTGCAGCTGGCGGCTTACGACAAGGGCCAGGGGGTATACGATTCCGCGCTGACCAACCTGCAGCGCATTTCCAACTACCTGGCGGATGTACAGGTGCCTGCCCTGTACCAGACCAAGCTTGCCAAACAAGACTACCTGCTGGGCGGCGACATCCTGCGCTGGCGCAAGTACACTAACTCCCTGCTGCTTCGCCTGGCCATGCGTATTTCTTACCAGGATGAAGCCAAAGCCAAGGGCATTGTACAAACCCTGCTCGGTAACCCGGACCGCTACCCGCTGGTAACGGCTTACACGGATAATGTGCAGATCAAGGCAAACACCCCCAGCCTGATCTCCACCGACATGGAAAGCGGCCTGGCGCCCGCCTACGCCCCCGGCTATATGCTGGACAGTGTGATGAAACCGGCCACAGACCCGCGCATCCGCGTGTTTTATGCCAGGAATGTGAACGGCACGTATAACGGCATCAGCCCTACACAGTCATCTACCCAGCAGGATAATGCCATTACCGCCGGTGTGACCAGCCGTTTAGATTCGGTTACTTACATTAAAAACACTAACTTCCCGGGCATAGTGCTTACTGCGGCAGAGGTAAATTTCTGTAAAGCAGAGGCTTATGAACGCTGGGGCGGTGGCGATGTAAAAAGCGCTTACGAAGCAGGCATCCGCCAGTCCGTTGCATATTATTTCGTAATTAACAATTTGAATGGTAAATTTGGGACGCCGGCCGCGCAACCAACGGAAGGAGAAATCACCGCCATGCTGGCTACACCAACGGTTGCCCTGGGCACTACGCAGGACGACATCCTTAACAAGATAGGCTTGCAGAAGTGGATAGATTTCAACGTTATGCTCAACTTTGAGTCCTGGGCCGAGTTAAGGCGCAGCGGCTATCCAAAATTAAATTTCATCAAAGATGCCGGGGTAACTTCAGCGCCCACACCGCCCACGCGGTTGCTGTACCCGGACCAGGAGCGCACCCTGAATGCTGCCAATTACAAGGCAGTAGCTGCGCAGGACGACATTTACCAGAAGGTGTTCTGGCAGGTGAAATAA
- a CDS encoding alpha/beta hydrolase gives MTLKHCALFVLLCTSATIHAQSQTSFDTPLYDNVIPNSNGHFPTDEWTPDFKEVKRVSRPTMLIITPRQHKQRTSAVIIFPGGGYRVEEYEREGTAIAMELVKQNVSCFVVRYRLPDSTTMQNPATGPITDAQQAIQLVRSQAKALLIDPDRIGVMGFSAGGHLAAMAGTQFDSVYAPRMKDISARPNFMLLVYPVISMEDPLAHAGSRKALLGDSASPALREKFSNEMHVTSHTPPAYLVYADDDKTVSPRNSIVFYQQLRQHGVEAQLEHFPTGGHGFAGGKVPDSEWMKNMISWMRRSGWILDLDEPEQAPATTLKNDKGVATVK, from the coding sequence ATGACCCTAAAACACTGTGCATTGTTCGTTTTGCTCTGCACTTCCGCCACTATCCATGCACAATCGCAGACATCCTTTGACACACCACTGTATGATAATGTGATCCCTAATTCCAATGGACATTTCCCTACAGACGAATGGACACCTGACTTCAAGGAGGTGAAGCGGGTATCACGGCCCACCATGTTGATCATAACACCGCGCCAGCATAAGCAGCGCACCAGTGCCGTGATCATCTTTCCCGGCGGCGGTTACCGCGTAGAGGAATATGAGCGGGAAGGTACTGCCATTGCGATGGAGCTGGTAAAGCAAAACGTTAGCTGCTTTGTGGTAAGATACCGCCTGCCAGACAGCACCACGATGCAAAACCCTGCTACCGGGCCCATTACCGATGCCCAACAGGCCATACAACTGGTACGCTCCCAGGCCAAGGCCCTGCTGATTGACCCGGACCGTATTGGAGTGATGGGCTTCAGCGCCGGAGGCCACCTGGCCGCCATGGCCGGCACCCAGTTTGACTCTGTGTATGCGCCCCGCATGAAGGACATCAGTGCCCGGCCCAATTTCATGCTGCTGGTATACCCGGTGATCAGCATGGAAGATCCACTGGCCCATGCCGGCAGCCGCAAAGCACTGCTGGGTGACTCCGCCTCCCCGGCCCTGCGGGAAAAATTTTCCAATGAAATGCACGTCACTTCCCATACACCACCTGCTTACCTGGTGTATGCGGACGATGATAAGACAGTATCGCCACGCAACAGTATTGTGTTCTACCAGCAACTGCGCCAGCACGGCGTGGAAGCGCAACTGGAACACTTCCCCACCGGCGGGCATGGGTTTGCAGGCGGCAAGGTGCCGGATAGTGAGTGGATGAAGAACATGATCAGTTGGATGCGGCGGAGTGGCTGGATCCTGGACCTGGACGAACCAGAGCAGGCGCCGGCAACTACTTTAAAGAATGATAAAGGTGTAGCCACCGTAAAATAA
- a CDS encoding SusC/RagA family TonB-linked outer membrane protein — translation MKRPLILLAFFCLFQSMNASAQEKKTLTGTVRDSKGNPLPGVTVSEKGSANGTTTDAQGHFKLAAHSGSTLTFSFIGFSKKEIVLGDQSDVTVALSDAAKDINEVVVTAMGIKRDRRQLGYAISTVSGDDIVKASPTNFGSALYGKAAGVNIQSAPGGGTSAVIIQIRGISSITGDNQPLLVVDGVPIRKDANLNTGGFWSDTRIRGNSLLDVNPENIASINILKGAAATALYGSDGSNGVVVITTKNGAGRTNGIGVDASYSYGIEKVSVLPDVQNTYGPGYDRASNEALYGSTDGFIHLGQDANKDGQEDIRPIFRAYGQFGPKFDGRTIQYWDGSFRKYVAHKDNWKNFYQTGHSSIANVGLSNANEKMNYRFSYTRNDYQGIQIGGKQQKNTFNFNTTYHISPRLTTDIVVSYVNEKVHNRPSQINRITANYDGMFNPVDDVHDFFNRYKTSKGYKYVLPANAARDPQEALVYNIRAASFMDFLWQQLAQSYDENSNRVMSSVTLSYDIAKHWKFRGRFGNDFTGYNAETKNPSEYPLAFGPSGAYGTNTNTYNLIYGDALLSYNTRLSKSFGLNASAGYQARKEEKHYTGLSTRDGLSQENWYSLAASTNPITDFSAYKRSYYLQDGLFGIVNLDYKNYLFLELTDRQERISTLYSDNNSYNYPSASLSFELSRALHLPKAIDYSKVRASYGIVATPAEPYVSNVAYQGGNLNGIPYLLPNTNYGNAGLKPQRKKEFEVGLEGKMFNGRFGFDVSYYTNTIHDQILNLTVPASTGANALIANAGDLQNRGVEVALNGTPYTSRNLEWNVRGTLGFNQNKITRFMDGTDHLDLQNIDNGSLLVSAYKGRPAGDIMVYNREKDATGNYIIEDNGYYAVDFTHYQRVGNIQPKVTGGIGNTIRYKNFALDFLVDFRWGGQIASITNFYATGTGTFASTLKYRDAAHGGVAYYSDGTQNIAVGSGAAPGGATVYNDGVILKGNTRDGKANKTIIDAPNYYLNTFSWGSYPGGSPNSTYADAVYNNNFIKFRELSLNYTLPVKLGSKMHVQNLTVGVFGRNLFYFYKSLPNLDPEVGIGSTYSAQGVETGTAAASRTMGVNARLSF, via the coding sequence ATGAAAAGACCGCTAATCTTACTTGCGTTCTTTTGCCTGTTTCAAAGCATGAATGCTTCGGCGCAGGAAAAGAAAACCCTTACAGGCACTGTACGGGACAGCAAAGGCAACCCATTGCCCGGTGTAACGGTATCTGAAAAAGGCAGTGCAAATGGTACCACTACCGATGCACAGGGTCATTTTAAACTGGCCGCCCATTCCGGCAGCACACTTACTTTTTCTTTTATTGGCTTCAGCAAAAAAGAGATCGTGCTGGGCGACCAGAGTGATGTAACCGTGGCGCTCTCCGACGCGGCCAAAGACATCAATGAAGTGGTGGTAACTGCCATGGGTATCAAGCGTGACCGCCGCCAGCTGGGTTACGCCATCTCCACTGTAAGTGGCGATGACATTGTGAAGGCCTCCCCTACCAACTTTGGCTCCGCCCTGTATGGTAAAGCCGCAGGCGTAAACATCCAGAGCGCGCCCGGTGGCGGTACTTCCGCGGTGATCATCCAGATCCGCGGTATCAGCTCCATCACCGGCGATAACCAGCCCCTGCTGGTGGTAGACGGTGTGCCCATCCGCAAGGATGCAAACCTGAACACCGGCGGTTTCTGGAGCGACACCCGCATCCGCGGTAACTCCCTCCTGGACGTGAACCCCGAGAACATTGCCAGCATCAACATCCTGAAAGGCGCCGCCGCTACAGCCCTTTACGGTTCTGACGGCAGCAACGGTGTGGTGGTGATCACTACCAAGAATGGCGCCGGCCGTACCAACGGTATTGGTGTGGATGCCAGCTATTCTTACGGTATTGAAAAAGTATCCGTACTGCCCGATGTACAGAACACCTATGGTCCCGGTTACGACCGCGCTTCCAACGAGGCCCTGTACGGCAGCACAGATGGTTTCATCCACCTGGGCCAGGATGCCAACAAGGACGGACAGGAGGATATACGCCCCATATTCCGCGCCTATGGCCAGTTTGGGCCTAAGTTTGACGGCCGCACCATCCAGTACTGGGATGGCAGCTTCCGCAAGTACGTAGCACATAAAGACAACTGGAAGAATTTTTACCAGACCGGCCACAGCTCCATTGCCAACGTAGGCCTGAGCAATGCCAATGAAAAGATGAACTACCGCTTCTCCTATACCCGCAACGATTACCAGGGTATCCAGATCGGCGGCAAGCAGCAGAAGAACACCTTCAACTTCAACACCACTTACCACATCAGCCCCCGCCTCACTACAGACATCGTGGTGTCTTATGTGAATGAGAAGGTGCACAACCGTCCCAGCCAGATCAACCGCATCACAGCCAACTACGACGGTATGTTCAACCCGGTGGATGACGTGCATGATTTCTTTAACCGTTACAAAACCAGCAAAGGCTATAAGTATGTACTGCCGGCCAATGCGGCACGTGATCCGCAGGAAGCACTGGTGTACAACATCCGCGCAGCCAGCTTCATGGACTTCCTGTGGCAACAGCTGGCCCAGAGCTATGACGAAAATTCCAACCGTGTGATGTCCAGCGTAACGCTGTCTTACGACATTGCCAAGCACTGGAAATTCCGTGGCCGCTTTGGTAATGACTTCACGGGTTACAATGCCGAAACCAAGAATCCCTCTGAGTACCCGCTGGCCTTTGGCCCGTCTGGCGCTTATGGTACCAACACCAATACCTATAACCTGATCTACGGCGACGCATTGTTATCTTACAACACCCGCCTGAGCAAAAGCTTTGGCCTTAATGCGAGTGCAGGCTACCAGGCCCGTAAAGAGGAAAAGCATTACACAGGCCTGAGCACCCGCGATGGTCTTTCCCAGGAAAACTGGTACAGCCTTGCCGCTTCTACCAACCCGATCACAGACTTCAGCGCTTACAAACGCTCTTACTACCTGCAGGACGGCCTGTTTGGTATTGTGAACCTGGACTACAAGAACTACCTGTTCCTGGAGCTGACAGACCGCCAGGAGCGCATTTCCACGCTCTACAGCGATAACAACAGCTACAATTATCCCAGCGCCAGCCTTTCCTTTGAACTCAGCCGCGCCCTGCATTTGCCGAAGGCGATCGATTACAGCAAAGTGCGCGCATCTTACGGTATCGTGGCTACGCCTGCAGAACCTTACGTGAGCAACGTGGCTTACCAGGGTGGTAACCTGAACGGCATTCCTTACCTGCTACCCAATACCAACTATGGTAACGCCGGCCTGAAACCGCAACGTAAAAAGGAATTTGAAGTGGGCCTGGAAGGTAAGATGTTCAACGGCCGCTTTGGCTTTGACGTGTCTTACTACACCAACACCATCCACGACCAGATCCTGAACCTGACCGTACCCGCCAGCACCGGCGCTAATGCGCTGATCGCCAACGCAGGTGACCTGCAGAACCGCGGCGTGGAAGTAGCGCTGAACGGCACCCCCTACACCAGCAGGAACCTGGAATGGAATGTGCGCGGTACCCTGGGCTTTAACCAGAACAAGATTACCCGCTTCATGGATGGCACGGATCACCTGGACCTGCAGAACATTGACAACGGCTCTCTGCTGGTAAGCGCCTACAAAGGCCGCCCCGCAGGCGATATCATGGTGTACAACCGCGAGAAAGATGCCACCGGCAATTACATCATTGAAGACAATGGTTATTACGCGGTAGACTTTACCCACTACCAGCGCGTAGGTAACATACAGCCCAAAGTGACCGGCGGTATTGGCAACACCATCCGCTACAAGAACTTTGCACTGGACTTCCTGGTGGACTTCCGCTGGGGTGGACAGATCGCATCCATCACCAACTTTTATGCAACCGGTACCGGCACCTTTGCCAGCACGCTTAAATACCGCGATGCGGCGCATGGTGGTGTAGCCTACTACAGCGATGGTACACAGAACATTGCCGTGGGCAGTGGCGCAGCACCGGGTGGTGCCACCGTGTACAATGATGGGGTGATCCTGAAAGGCAATACCCGCGATGGTAAAGCCAACAAGACCATTATTGATGCGCCGAATTACTACCTGAACACCTTCTCCTGGGGCTCTTACCCCGGTGGCAGTCCCAACTCCACCTATGCAGATGCAGTGTACAACAACAACTTTATCAAGTTCCGTGAACTGTCGCTTAACTATACCCTGCCTGTAAAACTGGGTAGTAAGATGCATGTGCAGAACCTGACCGTGGGCGTATTTGGCCGCAACCTGTTCTATTTCTATAAGAGCCTGCCCAACCTGGACCCGGAAGTGGGCATTGGCAGCACTTACTCTGCACAGGGTGTGGAAACCGGTACAGCCGCCGCATCACGCACCATGGGTGTAAACGCACGCCTGAGCTTCTAA